One genomic window of Pelecanus crispus isolate bPelCri1 chromosome 18, bPelCri1.pri, whole genome shotgun sequence includes the following:
- the LOC104032980 gene encoding olfactory receptor 4N5: MEHENYTVVTEFVLLGLSQNHEVQMILFFFFLLFYMIILPGNVLIILTIQGDSQLGSPMYFFLANLAFLDICYCSVTPPKMLADFFSHHKTISYSACMAQLFFLHFLGAAEAFLLMVMAYDRYVAICKPLHYNRLVNRGVCCVLVGATWGGGFIHGIILFALSIHLPLCGPNVLDNFFCDVHQLVKLACANTYIVELLMFLNNGVVIVMCFTLLLISYTVLLLKVCKQSSKAKNKVAFTCVSHIIVVFVMCGPAMCIYGLPFQAVPMEKVVAVFHTVIFPLTNPMIYTLCNKEIKGSMGKLVSKYILWCGKLKKIF, translated from the coding sequence ATGGAGCATGAGAACTATACAGTAGTTACAGAGTTTGTTCTGTTGGGATTGTCCCAAAACCATGAAGTCCAGatgattcttttcttcttcttcctgctcttctATATGATCATTCTGCCAGGCAATGTCCTTATCATTCTCACAATTCAGGGGGATTCCCAACTCGGATCAcctatgtattttttcctggcCAATTTGGCATTCTTGGATATCTGCTACTGTTCTGTGACCCCACCCAAAATGTTGGCTGACTTTTTCTCACATCATAAGACTATCTCCTACAGTGCCTGCATGGCccagcttttcttcctccacttcCTGGGAGCAGCTGAAGCTTTCCTGCTCATGGTCATGGCCTATGACCGTTATGTAGCCATTTGCAAACCTCTTCATTATAACAGGCTTGTGAACAGGGGGGTATGCTGTGTCCTGGTTGGAGCTACATGGGGTGGGGGCTTCATCCATGGCATCATTCTATTTGCTCTCAGCATTCACCTGCCCTTATGCGGTCCCAACGTCCTCGATAACTTCTTCTGTGATGTCCATCAGCTAGTCAAGTTGGCCTGTGCCAACACTTACATAGTGGAGCTTTTGATGTTCCTCAACAATGGAGTTGTTATAGTCATGTGCTTTACACTTCTCCTAATCTCCTACACTGTCCTGTTGCTGAAGGTCTGCAAACAGTCTTCCAAGGCAAAGAACAAAGTAGCCTTCACCTGTGTTTCCCACATCATTGTGGTTTTTGTCATGTGTGGCCCAGCTATGTGTATCTATGGTTTACCCTTCCAAGCTGTCCCAATGGAAAAAgttgttgctgttttccatACTGTCATCTTCCCCTTGACTAATCCCATGATCTATACCTTGTGTAACAAGGAGATCAAAGGCTCGATGGGAAAGCTGGTCAGCAAATACATACTTTGgtgtggaaaattaaaaaaaattttttga